From Salvia splendens isolate huo1 chromosome 3, SspV2, whole genome shotgun sequence, a single genomic window includes:
- the LOC121796724 gene encoding protein FAR1-RELATED SEQUENCE 5-like: MEEVVVVPECSPDLKPVVGQKFQSLEFTFACYEVYARAVGFDTRKQAMRKVDDVTTWYRVICNREGRKKGDEDDQLNARSGFTIKRSKLSKRCGCMASISFRYFSEDCLSGYIIEEFNEIHNHHMVETEHQQFMSSNRKLDDVHHKFILDCSKANIGPTLTFKVLKEILGGFDLVGCTIGDIGNASRDIKAYAQGFDVQMVLDDMAKKKEMSEAFTYYYEVNESYQLVALFWCDGLMKQNYHMFGDIVSFDSTYNTNRYCMIFTPFTGKDNHGSSVTFAAGLVCSEKTGAFAWLFRHFVDCMGVAPRMIVIDQDLGMRSAIEEVLVGTRHRWCMWHIMHKLAVKLEDIDWFNTLYAYRKYWIPAYFRDFPMGSMIRTTSISESENSFYKNFLKPRANIAEFYLNFNHDIEFQRNSRTALDYHDATAIPILATTLPFEKHASTLFTDSMFKKIQQEIVEGNDRCRVLGFMSGETVDTYKLGDSKRNAYFVRHDKTDDTYSCECKLFGRHDYLCNHIFFLFRNNEVKKIPDKYCDNRWMKTPLAKAVHGELQDPVHTHSSSDDRQTVSKQAISMFYGFLRRFETDIDVLRAFVGGVEELGNSLQTGTPATSAAEKSRMVEEFYGMVRPESVAVHPPDVVKTKGHTNSSASRLISKREKAIKDATRPLRRCKACDEMGHHDSRNCPLLKEMTMEKDARKGKRTA; this comes from the exons atggaagaag TGGTCGTTGTACCAGAATGTTCTCCCGATCTGAAGCCTGTTGTAGGTCAGAAATTCCAATCCTTGGAATTCACTTTCGCTTGCTACGAGGTATATGCCCGCGCTGTTGGCTTTGATACGCGCAAACAAGCTATGAGGAAGGTTGATGATGTCACGACGTGGTATCGTGTTATATGCAATagggaaggaaggaagaagggtgATGAAGATGACCAGTTGAATGCCCGTTCAGGTTTCACTATCAAGCGTAGCAAGTTATCTAAGCGGTGTGGTTGTATGGCTAGTATATCGTTTAGGTATTTCTCGGAAGATTGCTTGTCAGGTTACATAATTGAGGAGTTCAACGAGATTCATAACCATCATATGGTTGAAACGGAACATCAGCAATTCATGTCAAGTAATCGCAAGTTGGATGATGTACATCATAAATTCATCCTCGACTGTTCCAAGGCTAATATAGGACCCACGCTCACATTTAAGGTATTGAAGGAAATTCTTGGTGGGTTTGACCTAGTTGGTTGCACTATTGGGGATATCGGGAATGCCTCACGGGACATCAAAGCATACGCACAAGGATTTGATGTACAAATGGTGTTGGATGATATGGCTAAGAAGAAGGAGATGTCCGAGGCGTTCACCTATTACTACGAAGTTAACGAATCCTACCAGTTGGTTGCTCTGTTTTGGTGCGACGGTTTGATGAAGCAGAATTACCACATGTTTGGTGATATTGTGTCCTTCGACTCCACATACAACACAAACAG GTACTGTATGATCTTCACCCCTTTCACTGGAAAGGATAATCATGGTAGTTCTGTGACATTTGCGGCCGGATTGGTGTGCAGCGAGAAAACGGGGGCTTTTGCTTGGTTGTTCAGACATTTTGTAGATTGTATGGGTGTAGCACCGAGGATGATTGTGATCGATCAAGATTTGGGTATGAGATCAGCGATTGAAGAGGTCCTAGTTGGCACACGTCACCGTTGGTGTATGTGGCATATAATGCATAAGCTGGCTGTCAAG CTAGAGGACATCGACTGGTTCAACACATTGTATGCGTATAGGAAGTACTGGATACCTGCGTATTTCAGAGATTTTCCTATGGGATCGATGATTAGGACTACGTCCATATCTGAATCAGAGAACAGTTTTTACAAAAATTTTCTGAAGCCCCGAGCTAACATAGCCGAATTCTACTTGAATTTCAACCACGACATAGAATTCCAGCGGAACAGTAGAACAGCTTTGGACTACCACGATGCCACTGCCATACCCATACTAGCAACTACTCTGCCGTTCGAGAAACATGCTTCCACGTTGTTTACCGATAGTATGTTCAAGAAAATACAACAAGAAATTGTGGAGGGTAATGACAGATGTCGTGTGCTGGGTTTTATGTCCGGAGAAACGGTTGACACATACAAGCTTGGCGATAGCAAGCGTAATGCATACTTTGTTCGTCATGACAAGACTGATGATACTTACTCGTGCGAATGCAAACTATTTGGTCGGCATGATTATTTGTGCAACCATATATTTTTCTTGTTTCGGAATAATGAGGTGAAAAAAATCCCGGATAAATACTGTGACAACCGATGGATGAAGACTCCCTTAGCCAAGGCTGTACATGGCGAGTTGCAGGATCCCGTGCATACCCATTCCTCCTCTGACGATAGGCAAACTGTGTCTAAGCAGGCGATTTCGATGTTTTATGGTTTTCTTAGACGATTTGAGACCGACATCGATGTATTACGTGCATTTGTAGGTGGCGTTGAAGAACTTGGTAACTCTCTTCAAACTGGTACTCCGGCAACCTCAGCTGCTGAGAAGAGTCGTATGGTTGAAGAGTTTTATGGAATGGTAAGGCCTGAATCTGTTGCGGTTCATCCTCCGGATGTCGTGAAGACGAAGGGCCACACCAACAGCTCTGCGAGTCGTCTGATTTcgaagagagagaaggctataAAGGATGCCACAAGGCCTCTTAGACGGTGTAAGGCGTGCGATGAGATGGGTCATCACGACTCTAGGAACTGTCCACTGCTTAAAGAGATGACGATGGAGAAAGATGCGCGCAAGGGTAAAAGAACTGCTTGA
- the LOC121795416 gene encoding beta-glucuronosyltransferase GlcAT14C-like, with amino-acid sequence MKRAHINRKCSLPLIFASISALILIFISILSHLKPNNSSFPTPISDPPDFPQLPRFAYFISGTSGDGARLRRLLQASYHPRNYYLLHLDLEASDSERLDLAKYVKSAPLIRSFRNVMVMGKGDLVTPKGPTEMASTLHAIALLLKQPNRWDWFVNLGASDYPLMPQDDLLHIFSYLPRDLNFIEHTSDFGWKEHQRARPILIDPGLYHSKKSGVFWAKEKRSLPASFKLFTGSAWVVLSRSFLEFCIWGWDNLPRTLLMYYTNFLSASEGYFHTVMCNHKHYQNTTVNHDLHFIKWEDTRREQAVNLTLDDFERMVESGAPFAHKIGSDAVLNKIDRVLLRRSASQFTPGGWCMASSYGRKQEDSCLVYASSDVTKPSSSSKRLEMLVTHLLDNDQFRGKQCK; translated from the exons ATGAAACGAGCTCATATCAACCGAAAATGTTCATTGCCCCTAATTTTCGCTTCCATTTCAGCCCTCATACTCATCTTCATCTCTATTCTATCCCACCTCAAACCCAATAATTCCTCTTTCCCCACCCCCATCTCCGATCCCCCAGACTTCCCCCAATTGCCGCGATTCGCCTACTTCATTTCCGGTACAAGCGGCGACGGCGCGAGGCTGAGGCGGCTGCTTCAGGCGTCGTACCATCCGCGGAATTACTATCTCCTCCATCTCGATTTGGAGGCCTCCGACTCCGAAAGGCTAGACCTCGCCAAGTATGTCAAGTCTGCACCACTAATTCGGAGCTTCAGGAATGTGATGGTGATGGGGAAGGGCGACTTGGTCACTCCCAAGGGCCCCACGGAGATGGCCTCCACGCTCCACGCCATCGCCCTTCTGCTCAAGCAGCCCAACCGCTGGGATTGGTTTGTCAACCTTGGTGCTTCCGATTATCCGCTTATGCCTCAGGATG ATTTGCTGCACATTTTCTCCTACTTGCCGAGGGATCTGAATTTCATTGAGCATACTAGTGACTTTGGTTGGAAAGA ACACCAAAGAGCTAGGCCTATACTAATTGATCCTGGATTGTATCACTCAAAGAAATCTGGTGTTTTCTGGGCCAAGGAGAAAAGATCATTGCCTGCTTCTTTCAAATTATTCACTG GTTCTGCCTGGGTGGTTCTTTCAAGGTCGTTTCTTGAGTTTTGCATCTGGGGATGGGATAATCTCCCACGCACTCTCCTCATGTACTATACAAATTTCCTCTCAGCTTCAGAGGGATATTTCCACACCGTGATGTGCAATCACAAGCACTATCAGAACACAACGGTTAACCACGACCTGCACTTCATAAAGTGGGAGGACACTAGGAGGGAACAGGCCGTGAATTTGACCCTAGACGACTTTGAGAGGATGGTGGAAAGTGGGGCCCCATTCGCTCATAAAATTGGGAGCGACGCTGTTCTTAATAAAATCGACAGAGTTCTACTGAGAAGATCAGCCAGCCAGTTTACACCCGGGGGTTGGTGTATGGCTAGTAGCTATGGGCGTAAACAGGAGGATTCTTGTCTGGTTTATGCTAGTTCAGATGTCACTAAACCATCTTCTAGTTCGAAAAGGTTGGAGATGCTTGTGACTCACCTGCTCGATAACGATCAATTTCGTGGAAAACAATGTAAATAA